In one Nicotiana tomentosiformis chromosome 6, ASM39032v3, whole genome shotgun sequence genomic region, the following are encoded:
- the LOC104089751 gene encoding RING-H2 finger protein ATL58-like has translation MSVAGKGYPDLQESSGITSNNNNNASSNCCSEALAQLKLYQAFIFSIPIFFVFILLLLFYLFYLRRQRVDWSSLRMRTSTLHSATEPDELSQCELGLKKEVREMLPIIVFKESFSVIDTQCSVCLGDYEAEDKLQQIPACGHTFHMDCIDHWLVTHNTCPLCRQSILTPTKANTEETPDRAETTETSSSEQDADETSHQRNSECSEGPQIGQSNPKPETREETEERSSNEEDGDSLNVDNVMDSRKESNVAL, from the exons ATGTCTGTTGCTGGAAAAGGGTACCCAGATCTACAAGAAAGCAGTGGAATtactagtaataataataataatgcatCTTCTAATTGTTGCTCTGAAGCTTTAGCTCAATTGAAGCTTTATCAAGCTTTCATCTTTTCAATCCctattttctttgtttttatcttattattgttaTTCTACTTATTTTATCTTCGTCGTCAGAGAGTCGATTGGTCCTCTCTGCGAATGAGGACTTCCACATTGCACTCTGCTACTGAACCAGATGAACTGTCACAG TGTGAATTGGGATTGAAGAAGGAGGTGAGGGAAATGCTGCCTATTATTGTGTTCAAGGAAAGTTTCTCTGTCATTGACACTCA ATGTTCAGTGTGCTTAGGGGATTACGAAGCAGAGGATAAGCTTCAACAGATACCTGCTTGTGGGCACACATTTCACATGGATTGCATTGACCACTGGCTAGTCACTCATAACACCTGCCCCCTCTGCCGCCAATCTATCCTTACTCCAACGAAAGCTAACACTGAAGAAACGCCTGATAGAGCAGAAACTACTGAGACAAGTTCAAGTGAACAAGATGCTGATGAAACATCTCATCAAAGAAACTCTGAATGTTCTGAGGGACCTCAAATAGGCCAATCAAATCCAAAACCAGAAACCAGAGAAGAAACAGAAGAAAGATCGTCTAATGAAGAAGATGGCGATAGTCTTAATGTTGACAATGTCATGGACTCGAGAAAAGAAAGTAATGTCGCTTTATAG
- the LOC104089750 gene encoding phytolongin Phyl1.1-like — protein sequence MGSIQKTVYYCSVSKGGQLLYAYNNGEDLEIENLAALCLERIPPFHKWYFQTMAKKTFGFLIEVDEYVYFAIVDEGLGHAEVLKFLEQLKDEFRKLANMGSCWTMSNLNSICLQEKSIPVILPCRNVNGEIEGSASTKVLLLGKPSRQEKKKKKDYAIAIRDTELEEQQKSTEQVIDSVVSPITSQKELSLVRTISRSQNFQRRWCRHVRIVLAIDVVVCLVLFVIWLVICEGTKCLH from the coding sequence ATGGGTTCAATCCAAAAAACTGTTTACTACTGCTCAGTATCTAAAGGTGGTCAACTTCTTTATGCATATAATAATGGTGAAGATCTTGAGATTGAGAACTTGGCTGCATTGTGCTTAGAAAGAATTCCTCCTTTCCATAAATGGTATTTTCAGACCATGGCTAAAAAGACTTTTGGGTTTTTGATAGAAGTTGATGAGTATGTGTACTTTGCTATTGTAGATGAGGGTCTTGGTCATGctgaagttttaaagtttcttGAACAATTGAAGGATGAATTTAGAAAATTGGCTAACATGGGTTCTTGTTGGACTATGTCTAATCTAAACTCAATTTGTTTACAAGAAAAATCAATTCCTGTTATTTTACCATGTCGAAATGTCAATGGGGAAATTGAGGGTAGTGCTTCAACAAAAGTGTTGTTATTGGGCAAGCCTAGTagacaagaaaagaagaaaaagaaggattATGCAATTGCTATTAGAGATACTGAGTTGGAGGAGCAACAAAAATCTACAGAGCAAGTTATTGATTCAGTAGTTTCTCCAATTACGTCACAGAAAGAGTTGAGCTTGGTAAGGACCATATCAAGATCTCAAAACTTTCAAAGGAGGTGGTGTCGCCACGTACGCATTGTCCTTGCAATTGATGTTGTGGTATGTCTTGTGTTGTTTGTGATTTGGTTAGTTATTTGTGAAGGTACAAAGTGCCTTCACTAA